The Manihot esculenta cultivar AM560-2 chromosome 11, M.esculenta_v8, whole genome shotgun sequence genome includes a region encoding these proteins:
- the LOC110626541 gene encoding uncharacterized protein LOC110626541, with the protein MQRWNQHSRVNLAELKTQIVKKIGVERTKLYFYYLNKFLNLKVSKIEFNKLCFRVLGRENIPLHNHFICSILKNACNAKISPQLNHDKEVPISTRDGSHTFLNGKTDFASYPSIITGNNIASEDGILKPVQHHQVLLEKADREGEVLFHHQNKLLPAKRSTDGSLSIQSREQSEVSVVEDRKETSTLSSLVAPLGIPFCSASVASNARCTSSHDIGGLLDSRSLREKMQQIAVAQGLGEVSMDSANLLNIGLDAYLKGLIKSCIELVGTRCGCNLVTKSSHKHNSHMKLVNGCFPDHRMQMQSSSRLLDGVQEQRSHFSISLLDFKVAMELNPQQLGEDCPLLLEKIMHVIEE; encoded by the coding sequence ATGCAACGGTGGAATCAGCATTCGCGGGTAAATCTCGCTGAGTTGAAAACTCAGATAGTCAAGAAAATTGGGGTGGAGAGGACAAAATTGTACTtctattatttgaataaattcttgaatttgAAGGTGAGTAAGATCGAGTTCAATAAGCTATGTTTTCGGGTTCTTGGAAGAGAGAATATTCCCCTACATAATCATTTTATATGTTCAATCTTGAAAAATGCTTGTAATGCCAAAATCTCACCGCAATTGAATCATGATAAGGAGGTTCCAATATCAACAAGAGATGGGTCCCACACTTTCCTGAATGGGAAGACAGATTTTGCTTCTTATCCATCAATCATTACGGGGAATAACATAGCTTCAGAAGATGGCATACTGAAGCCGGTGCAGCATCATCAAGTACTCTTGGAAAAAGCAGACAGAGAAGGGGAGGTTTTATTTCACCACCAGAACAAATTACTTCCTGCAAAACGGTCAACAGATGGTTCACTTTCTATACAGAGTCGAGAACAGAGTGAAGTATCTGTGGTTGAAGACAGAAAAGAGACATCTACTTTAAGTTCACTTGTGGCTCCACTTGGAATTCCCTTTTGCAGCGCAAGTGTAGCAAGCAATGCTAGATGCACAAGTTCACATGACATTGGTGGATTGCTGGACTCACGGTCACTACGGGAAAAAATGCAACAAATTGCTGTAGCACAGGGCCTTGGTGAGGTGTCAATGGACTCTGCCAATTTGCTGAACATTGGCTTGGATGCCTACTTGAAAGGGTTGATAAAGTCTTGCATTGAACTTGTGGGTACCAGGTGTGGATGCAATTTGGTGACAAAAAGTAGCCACAAGCACAATTCTCATATGAAGCTTGTTAATGGGTGCTTTCCAGACCATCGTATGCAGATGCAAAGTAGCAGTAGACTCTTAGATGGAGTACAAGAGCAGAGATCCCacttctccatatctttgcTGGATTTCAAAGTTGCCATGGAGCTTAACCCACAGCAGCTTGGAGAAGATTGCCCATTGCTGCTGGAGAAAATTATGCATGTAATTGAAGAATAA